The segment GGGACGGGCTGGCCTTCAACGCGCTCATCCACAAGCACAGGTCGGCCACGGGGGTGGGGGCTCCTCTGTggggttggtgtttttttttggggggggggacaccccaaAATTGGGCTCCACGTGGCTGTGTCCCGATTGCAGGCCGGATCTCATCGACTTCCACAAGCTGACCAAGTCCAACGCTACCTACAACCTACAGCAAGCCTTCAACACAGCCgaacagcagctggggctcAGCAAGCTGCTGGACCCCGAGGGtagggacgggacgggacgggatgtcctcatgtccctgctgctgctgggggactCCGTCTATCTGTCCGTCCACCCATCTGTCCACCCATCCATCTATCCATCTCTTCATCCATCCATCTACACATCTGtccatccatctgtccatctgtctgtccaTACATCCATCTGTTCTTCCATCCATCTATGTATCTGtccatccatctgtccatcTATTTGCCCATCCATCTGCCCCATCTGTCTACCCATCATCCATCCACCCATCTGTCCGTCTGTCTATCCATTTATCCATCTCTTCATCCATCTATCCATCTGTCCATCCGtccatctgtccatccatctgtccatcCATTCACCCATCTAGCCATCCACCTGTCCATCcatccgtctgtctgtctgtgtgggGTGCGAGGTCTTCTCCACCCGCCCACCCCAACCTCATCCAACCCATCCTCCTCAACCCATCGCTCGCTCCTGGTTAATTCCTCCCGGCTTTGTTTGCTGCCCCCAAGGACTTCTTCAGCCCGGggatggtggtggtgaggggggggggcattttgggggcaggggggctcAGGGACGGACGCTTCGCTGCCTGGCAGATGTCAACATGGAGGACCCTGACGAGAAGTCCATCATCACCTACGTGGTCTCCTTCTACCACTACTTCTCCAAGATGAAAGCGCTGGCCGTGGAGGGGAAGCGCATCGGGAAGGTGGGCGTCGAGGTGTCCCTGTGTCACTCCGTGGGGTGCTGGACCCCCAACCCCACGGGGAGCCCCCTCCTGTGCTCCATGGGGGGCTCCGTCCGTGGCTCCGTGAGGTGCCCCAGCCCAACAGGTGCTGGGTGGTGTCCCACGGGATGCACCCCAAACCTTGCGCAGTTGCTTGAGGGTTGCAGGGTGCACCCCTGCACCACACATGGTTGCTTGAGTGCCACAGGTGCACCATTGCACCATGCACGGCTGCTTCGGGATTGCAGGATGCGTCCTTGCACCACATATGAGTGCTCGAGGGGTTGCAGGATGCACTCCTGCAGCATGCAAGGTTGTTCAAGGGGGTTGCAAAATGCAACCCTGCACCACGCATGGTTGCTTGAGGGCCACAGGTGCACCATTGCACCATGCGTAGTTGCTTCAGGATTACAATATGCATCCTTGCACCATGCATGGTTGCTTGAGGGGTTGCAAAATGCACCCCTGCACCACATGTGGTTGTTTGAGGGTTACAGGTGCATGCTTGCACTGTGCACAATTGCTTCAGGATTGCAGGATGCATCATTGCACCATACACGGTTGCTCAAGGTGTTGCAAGATGCACCCCTGCACCGTGCATGATTGCTCAATGGGTTGCAGGATGCACCCTTGCACCATGCATGGTTCCTCAAGGGGTTGCAGGATGCAACCCTGCACCACACATCATTGCTTGAGGGCCACAGATGCACCCTTGCACCATGCACAGTTGCTTCAGGGTTGCAATATGCATCCTTGCACCATGCATGGTTGCCTCGGGGGGTCTGTGGGAAGCCCCCCCAAGTTGTGCATGCCCCCGCACCCAGGTGCTGGATCAGGCCATGGAGATCGAGGCCATCATCGAGCGGTACGAGGCGCTGGCGGCCGAGCTGCTGGCCTGGGTGCAGCACACCGTCACCATCATCAGCAACCAGAAGTTCGCCAACTCCCTCACcggggtgcagcagcagctccaggcctTCACCGCCTTCTGCACCCTGGAGAAACCCGTCAAGTGAGGGTCCCGGGGAGGGGACGAGGGTGGGGGGGACAAGGTCGGGGGCCACATTCTGACCTTCTGCTGCCCACCCCATGAAAGGTTCCAGGAGAAGGGGAACCTGGAGGTGCTGCTCTTCACCATCCAGAGCAAGCTGAGGGCCACCAACCGCAAGCTCTACGTCCCCAGCGAGGGCAAGAGCATCTCCGACATCAACAAGGTTCTGGTGGGACGGGGGCGAGGCGTCCCCCCGGGGGACCCTCGGGGCGAAACCCCGTTGCAACCACTCCCCCTTGTAGGCTTGGAGCTGCCTGGAGAAGGCAGAGCACGAGCGGGAGGTGTCGCTGCGCAACGAGCTGATCCGGCAGGagaagctggagctgctggcccaACGCTTTGACCACAAGGCGGCCATGCGGGAGACGTGGCTGAACGAGAACCAGCGGCTGGTGTCGCAGGTGGGGGGGCTCAATGGGGACCCCCCCCACACCGGGAAAAAGAGGGGGAGGGGCATGTGGTTCTGGATGCTGGGTGGGGTTGGGGTTCTTGGGGAGAACGGTGGGACTGGCGTTGGTGGGTTCCTGGTGGGCACCCCGAGGGCCAAGGTCATGCCAAGGGTTGGTGATGGCCAATCATAGATTGATTTTGGTTGGAGAAGACCCCAGTGGCCAAGTCCAACCAGCAACCAGTGTTCCCAGTCTGGTGGGACGTCCCCATGGGGTCCTGCTCTTCAGTGCAGGGGCCAGGGTCATCCCAAGGGTTGGTGATACCAAAGGGTAGGTTCATTttggttggagaagacctcaATGGCCAAGTCCAACTATCAACCAGTGTTCCCAGCTTGGCGGGACATCCCCATGGGGTTCTGCTCACCAGTGTGATGCACCAAGACCACCACAAGGGTTGACATTGCCCAAGGATAGATTCCTTTtggttggagaagaccttcTAGGTTATCAGGTCCTACCATCAACCAGTGCTCCCAGCTTGGTGGGACATCCCCACGGGGTCCAGCTCTCCTAGGTGGGGGGCCCACCTTCCTTACAAcatctccccccaccccaggacAACTTTGGCTACGACCTGCCGGCGGTGGAGGCGGCCATGAAGAAGCATGAGGCCATCGAGGCTGACATCTCCTCCTACCAGGAGCGCATCCAGGTGGTGGTGGAGCTGGCTCTGGAGATGGAGTCCGAGGGCTACTACGACACCAAGCGCATCAGCGCGCAGAAGGACAACATCCTGCGGCAGTGGGGACTGCTGACCGAGCTGGTCCGCGCCCGCCGTGCCCGCCTCGAGCAGAACTTGGCCCTGCAGAAGATCTTCCAGGAGATGGTCTACATGATCGACTGGATGGAGGAGATGCAGGTAGAGCCGGGGGACGCCGGGCATCCCCAAGGAGGACGCGAACTCCAGACCCCATTGGCTTCGCCCCCCAttccccaggtgctgctggtCTCCAAGGACTTGGGGAAGCACCTGCTGGAGGTGGAGGACCTGCTGCAGAAGCAtgggctgctggaggctgaCATTTCTGCCCAGACCGAGCGGGTTCAGGCACTCAATGCCGCCGCGCTCAAGTTCTCGGAGCTGGAGGGTAACGGGGACCACCAGGGTGGGGGCCACTGGGTTGGATGCCACCAGGTTGGGTGCCACCGGGTTGGGTGTCACCAGGTTGGTTGCCACCAGGTCACTAGGTTGGGTGCCAAGAGGGTAGGTGCCACCACGCTGGTTGCCCCCAGGTTGGGTTCCACCATGTTGGGTGCCACCAGGATGGGTGCCATCAGGTTGGGTGCCACCagaggggctgagcagggggTTCAAGACCTTCCTTGCTAAGTCATCTTCTCCTGCCCCAGGCTACCAGCCCTGCGACCCTCAGATCGTCTGCAACCGGGTGAACCACGTCCAGACgtgcctggaggagctgggggagatGGCGGCCAAGAGGCGCAAGGAGCTGGAGGACTCGCGCCAGCTCTGGGCCTTTTTCCAGGAGATGGAGGAGGCCGAGGCATGGATCCGCGAGAAGGAGCAGATCTTGGCCGCCAAGACGTGTGGCCGGGACCTGAGCAGCGTGCTGACGCTGACCACCAAGCACAAGAGCATGTTGGGCGAGCTGGGCAGTCGGCGGGCACTGCTGCACCAGACCATGAAGCGGGGCGAGCAGATCCTGGCCAAGAAGAGGTTCAGCCCCAGCGGGATCCAGGAGAAGATCCGAGAAGTCCGCCTGCGCTGGAAGAAGCTGGAGGAGGTGACGGGGCTGCACCAGCAGCGGCTGCAGGAGGCCCTCAACTTCTTCCAGTTCAGCGCCGAGACGGACGACCTGGTGGCCTGGCTGCAGGACACCTACCGCATCGTCTCCAGCGACGACTTTGGCCACGACGACTACTCCACCCAAGCGCTGCTGCGGAAGCACCGGGCggtggtggaggaggtggagaagcACCGGGCAGCTGTGGTGGCCCTCCGTAAGCAGCTGGCGCTGCTGGCGCCCGAGCACCGCCAAGGGGTGGACGTGCAGATCCGTGTGGTGGAGGTGGAGCAGCTCTACGGGGAGGTGGCTGAGGTGGCCGTGCTGcggcagcagtggctgcaggacGCCCTGGCCGTCTACCGCATGTTCAGCGAGGTGCACGCCTGCGAGGTCTGGGTGGATGAGAAGGAGCAGTGGTTGGAGAGGATGGAGGTGCCGGAGGAGCTGGATGAGGTTGAGGTGGTGCAGCACAGGTGCGGGATGGTGGGGACCGGGCGCCCGGTGGCCGCTGTCCCTCGGGGACACTGATGTCCCCATCCTGCTCGGGGCAGGTTTGAGAGCCTGGACCAGGAGATGAACAGCGTGATGGGCCGCATCCTGGACGTCAACCAGGTGGtgcagcagctggtggaagGAGGCCACCCCAGCTCGGAGGAGGTCCGTGCCTGCCAGGACCACCTCAACAGCAGGTATCGGTGTGGGGAGCGGGCAGCTCGGTGGTGCACGGGGCCAAGCCCACCACAAGGGTTGGCGATGGTCAAGGGTAGATTGATTGTTTGGAGAAGACCCCAATggtcaagtccaaccatcaaccagTGCTCCCAGATTGTTGAGATGTCCCCATGGGGTCCAGCTCTTCAATGCAATGCACCAAGTCCATCCCAATGGTTGGTGATGCCCAATGATGGATTGATTTTGGTTGGAGAAGACCCCAATGGTCAAGCCCAACCATCAACCAGTGCTCCCAGCCTGGTGGGACATCCCCATGGGGTCCAACTCTCCAACGCAATGCACCATGCTCACCACAAAGGTTGGCCATGCCCAGTGATAAATTCATTTtggttggagaagaccttcTAGATAATCAGGTCCAACCACCAACCAGTGCTCCCAGCCTAGTGGTATGTCCCCATGGGATCGTGCCCTCCAATGCAACACGCCAAGCCCACCGCAAGGGTTGGCCATTCTGAGGCCGGGCCTCCTCGTGGAGGCAGAGCCTCCGCAGGGCTCCATCCCCTgcttgtccccatccccaggtgGAACCGGGTGGTGGAGCTGGTGGAGCACAAGAAGGGGCAGCTCAGCTCGGTGCTGAAGATCCAGAACTATCTGCTGGAGTGCGCTGAGATGAAGGCGCAGGTGCGGGAGAAGCGGAAAGCCATTGAGGCCACGCAGTCGGGCGGCGGCGACCTGGGTGGCGTGCTGGCCTTGCAGCGGCGCCTCTCCACCATGGAGGCCGCGCTGGTGGTGCTGGAGCCCAGGCTGGTGGAGCTGCAGCGTGAGGGTGAAGCCTTGGCTGCGGACCACCCGGGGCGGGCCATGGAGGTCCTGCTGCCCTTCGAGGAGATCAGCGAGGAGTGGGAGGCCCTGAAGCGGGCGCTGCAGGGCTGCGAGGACTCACTCAGCGTCGCCGGGCGCTTGCAGCAGTTCATCCAAGACCTGGACAACTTCTTGGGGTGGTTGGTGAAGACCCAAGCAGCGGTGGCCAACGAGGAGGTGCCGGGCAGCTTGGCTGAGGCGGAGAGGCTGCTGAACCAACACGCGGCCCTCAAGGAGGAGATCAATGGATACGAGGAGGACTACACCAAGATCCAGGCGGCCAGCGACCTCCTGGCGCTGGAGGAGGCCGAGGTCCCCTACCTCTCGCtccagcagtggctgcagaaGCTGGACGCGGGCTGGGGGaagcttctgcagagctgggaggctCGCCGGGAGGTGCTGGTGCAGGCGCACGtcttccacctcttcctccGTGACGTCAAGCAGTGCGAGGCCAGCCTGTACAACCAGGTTGGCCTTGCCTCCTCGGGGACGTCGCAGCCCCAAAGTGGGGGAGAGgatgggaggggaagggcttGGTGGCCTCCATGGGGAAGGCTGGGAGAAGGACTTGGTGGTCTCCATGGGGAAGGctgggaggagatggagaagatGGGCTTGGTGGCCTCCATGGGGAGGACGGAGAGTGGAGAAGTCTGGAAGGAGAAGGGCTTGGTGGCCTCCACAGGGAGGAAGGAGACTGGGGAAGGCTGAGAGGAGAAGAGCTTGGTGGCCTCCATGGGGAAGGCTGGAAGAAGGGCTTGGTGGCCTCCGTGGGGAGGATGGAGACTGGGGAAGTCTGCAAGGAGAAAGACATGGTGGCCTGCATGGGgaaggctgggaggagaagggcaTGGTGGCCTCCATTGGAAACACCGTGAGGAGATGGACTTGGTGGCCTCCATGGCCTCCATGGGGAAGACTGGGAGGAAATGGGCTTGGTGGCCTCCACGGGGAGGCTAGAGCAGCCCCGCAGGTGGCACCAGGCCGTCTCCTACCCCCCCAGGAGTCCGCGCTGGCCCACGCCGAGCTCCCCGACACGGTGGAGGCCGTGGCCAACGCCATCAAGAAGCACCGGGACTTCACCACCTCCATGGAGCTCGGCCTCCACAAGGTCCAGCTGGCCCTCCAGGCCGGCGAGAGCCTCCAGCGCCAGGGCAACCTCTACAGCGCCCGCGTGGCGGAGGCCATGGACTCCCTCCGCACCAAGTAGGCGCCCCCCCTCGGTGACaacgaccccccccccccccattgaTGGGTGCATCCCAGTGGGCCTCCACCaccccgtgcctcagtttccctttgGATCACAGCAGCGTTTTGGGGGAATGATGGAAGCGGGGGGGGGAGTTGTGGttgaggggggggggtccggaGGTTTaaaggaggggtgggggggttgATGCaagcccccccggcccccccaggAGCCACCGCAACGCCGAGCTGGCGCAGGAGTGGATGCAGCGCCTGCAGGAccacctggagctgcagcagttcCTGCAGGACTGCCACGAGGTAGGGGccgagaccccccccccaaaaaaaataaatccacacTTGGGGGGGCcccaaaaataaattcacactGGGGGGGTCCCCACTGGCTGCTTGAGGGGGCACAGGGGGACCAGGATGTGTCCCCCTCCCCATGCCGTGGGGCTGGTGgcccgtggggggggggggggctgctggttTTGGGGGGGCTATGTGCTATTTTGGGGGAGGGCTGTGTGATATTTTAGGGGGCTGGATCCTAATTTGGGGGGATGTATCTCATTTTAGGGGGCTGAATGCTATTTTGGGGGTGCTACATCCTATTTTGGGGTCTGTGTCTTATTTTGGGGGTCTAAGTGCTGTTTTGGGGGGATACATGTTATTTTGGGGGTGCTGCATCCTATTCTGGGGGGACTGTATCCTCTTTTGGGGCTCTATATCCTATTTTGGGATGCTATATCCAATTTGGGGGGCTATATCCTATTTTTGGGGTGCTGCATCCTAATCTTAGTGGGCTGCATCCTGTTTTTGGGGTACTGTATCCTATTTTGGGGGGGCACATCCTATTTTTTGGTACTGCATCTTATTTTGTGGGGCTGAATCCCTACTTTTGGGGGCCACATCCTACTTCTGTGATGCTGCGTCCTATTTTTTGGGTGCTGCATCTTATTTTTGGGGTGCTACATCCTATTTTTGGTGGTCTGTATCCTATTTTTGGGGTGCTGCATCCTAATTTTGGGGTGCTGCATCCTAATTTTGGTGGGCTATGTCctatttttggttttctgcatCCTATTTTTTGGGCGCCGCATCTTATTTTGGAGTGCTGCATCTTGCTTTTGGGGTGCTGCATCCTAATTTTGGTGGGCTGTCCTATTTTTGGGGTGCTGCATCCTATTTTTGGGGGGACTGAATCCTATTTTTGGGTGCTGCATCCTCTTTTTGGAAGACTGCATGCTATTTTGGGGGGCCACATCCTATTTTTGGGGTGCTTCATCCTAATTTTGATGGGCTGCATCCGATTTTTGGGGTGCTGcatctgattttttgggtgcTGCATCTTATTTTTTGACTGCTGCATCTTGTTTTTGGGGTGTTGCATCCTAATTTTGGTGGGCTGTCCTATTTTTGGGGTGCTGCATCCTATTTTTGGGGGGACCGAATCCTATTTTTTGGGTGCTGCATCCTCTTTTTGGAAGACTGCATGCTATTTTGGGGGGCCACATCCTATTTTGGGGGTGCTTCGTCCTAATTTTGATGGGCTGCATCTTATTTTTGGGTGCTGCATCCTATTTTGGGGTGTTGCATCCTCTTTTTGGGGTGCTGCATTGTCTTTTTGGAAGACTGCATCCTATTTTGGGGGGCCACATCCTATTTTTGGGGTGCTTCATCCTAATTTTGGTGGGCTGCATCTTATTTTTGGGGTGCTGCATCCTATTTTTTGGGTGCTGCATCCTACTTTTGGGGTGCTGCATCCTATTTTTGGGGTGCTGCATCTTATTTTCTGACTGCTGCATCTTGCTTTTGGGGTGCTGCATCCTGACTTTGGTGGGCTGTCCTATTTCTGGGGTGCTGCATCCTATTTTTGGGGGGGACCGAATCCTATTTTCGGGTGCTGCATCCTCTTTCTGGTGGGCTCCATCCTCTTTCTGGGACGCCGTACCCCATTCCCAGCTCGCCTTACCCTATTTTCGGGATGCCCTACCCCATTTTCGGGGTGCCCTACCTCCCCGCGGGGGGGCTCCCACCCTTTTTTGTGCCCCCCACCCtctccccgggggggggggggggggggcaggaggctggccGAGGTGCCGGATCCGGCCCCGGCGCTCCGcccggctgctgcagggctctgcggCATCGCGCCCATGCAACCGCGCAGGTACCGACATTTCGGGTGGGGGGGGCACTTAGGGCAAGAAGGAAaccggggggggtggggggggggtgggtccCCGATTTCGGGGGACCCTCGGCGACCCCCCAGGCTCTCCGCAGCTGGACGGTTGGGTCGGGGAGAAGGTGGCGATGGCGCAGGATCCGGCCCCGGAGCAGCGACCCCATAAACGTTGGCTCCAGCACCAGGCGTTTATGGCCGAGCTGGCGCAGAACCGGGAGTGGCTGCAGCGCATCGAGGAGGtaaaaaatgggggggggggggtcccaaggggggtgtgggggggtgggCTTCTTTCCCCCCCCCACTTCCCCGGAGCTTGCGCCGCCGCAGCTGCATCCTCGTGAACgggcggggggctccggggggggggatGAGGCGCTCGTAGAGCCCCCCCTCGGTGCGGCCCCTGCTTGGtgcgagcccccccccccccccccgcattGAGCCCCCCCGCATTGAGCCTCCCCCCCCATTGAGCCCCCCCCCATTTCATCCCCCTCGTTGAGCCCCCCCCTTTGAGCCCCACATTGCACAAACCCCCCATTGAGCCCCCCCCATTGCCTCCCCCCTTTGAGCCCCCCCATTTCACCCCCCCATTTCATCCCCCCCCACTGCACCCCCCCATGACGCCCCCTGTATTTCACCCCCCCATTGCGCCCCTCCCATTTTGCCCCCCCATTTCACCCCCCCATTTTGCCCCCCCATCGTCCCCCCCTCGCATCCTCCCCTCATtgcacgcccccccccccccccgcatccCCCCCCCACAGCATTTCCCATCACTGCATCcttcagcagctgcccccccccgccgttGCAGGCCCTATTTCGTCGgagcccccccaaaaaaaactgCCCCCCCCACTGCCCCATCTTGATCACCCCCCCTTTTGCTGCACCCCCTTTTCCTGCACCCCCCCTTGTTACAtgcgtgcccccccccccccagctgcaccccccccaaaaatgcATCTCCCCGGGTGCCCCCCCAAAACCAAAAtacccccccccaaattttATATACCCCCCACTGCCCCCCAAAAAACTGCCCCCCCAGAACTGCATCCCCCCAAACTGTATCCCCCCCAAAACCTTCACCCCCCAACCTGCCACCCCCAAACTGCCCCCCCTTATTGCCCCCCTTTATTGCCCCCCTTATTGCCCCCCTTATTGCCCCCCCTTTATTTTACTCCCCTTATTGCCCCCCTTTATTGCCCCCGCTTTATTTTACCCCCCTTATTGCCCCCCCTTTATTGCCCCCTTTTATTGTCCCCCCTTTATTGCCCCCCTTATTGCCCCCCCTTATTGCCCCCCTTTATTGCCCCCCTTATTGCCCCCCTTTATTGCCCCCGCTTTATTTTACCCCCCTTATTGCCCCCCCTTTATTGCCCCCCCTTTTATTGCCCCCCTTTTATTGCCCCCCCTTGCCTTTATTTTACCCCCTTATTGCCCCCCCCTTATTACCTCCCCCCCTTGCTGCCCCCCCCAAATGGGGGTCCCCATCCTTGGGGCCCTCCCCATccgcagccgcccccccccatctcccccccgggcacacgtgtgtgtgcgcgtgcgttgcccccccccccccccccccgaagcaCACGTCCCATGTCCCCCCCCGCAcacgttccccccccccccccccgcccgcgcTCCCCTCTCGCACGGCTGCACCCGGCCCAAAATCGCTGCAGCCGCCGCAGCCGCTCGTgagctggggacatgggggggggacattggggacaccggggagagggacagggggacagcgggggggtggggggtggggtgggggacacggggatgcCCCAGGTGGGGTGGTTTGGGgacccccgccccccccccccccccccggcttgGCAAGGTCCTCGAGCGGTGTGTTtctgtccccgtgtccccttgTGACCATCCCTGTCCCCCCAACCTGTGTCCCCCCAATGCtgtcccccccatgtccccctgaccccctccatgtccctctgtccccattcacgtccccatgtccccctggCCCCATCCACATCCCTATGTCCCCatccatgtccccatgtccccacatccccccaaccccatgtccccatccacGACCCCCCCCATcctcctgtccccatgtccccatatccccatgtccccccaccctgtccccatatccccatgcCCCCTGCCCCCATCCATGTCTCCATGTCCCCCTGTCACTTTGTCCCCATCCATGCCCCCATGTCCCCCGTCCCCGTCCAtgccccctgtccccacccatgtccccctgtccccatgtccccatccccatatccccatgtctCCATccacgtccccatgtccccatccatgtccccctgtccccatgtccccatccacATCGCCATATCCCCATGTTCCCATCCACgttcccctgtccccatccatgtccccatgtccccatccatatccccatatccccatgtctCCGTCCacgtccccctgtccccatgtccccatgtcccaaTGTGCCCATCCttgtccccatatccccacgtccccatgtccccatccacgtccccatgtccccatccatgtccccacgtccccatatccccacaccccatccccatccccatatccccacgtccccatgtCTCCATccacgtccccatgtccccacatccccatccccatgtccccgtgtccccatccaCACCCCCCATCCCCATAtccccacatccccatccccatatccccatgtccccatccacgtccccgtg is part of the Cygnus olor isolate bCygOlo1 unplaced genomic scaffold, bCygOlo1.pri.v2 scaffold_183_ctg1, whole genome shotgun sequence genome and harbors:
- the SPTBN4 gene encoding spectrin beta chain, non-erythrocytic 4, translating into MATEVDTMEVQQNNNGPWEGPDPTATAKLFECSRIKALADERDAVQKKTFTKWVNAHLARASCRVGDLYADLRDGYVLTRLLEVLSGEQLPKPTRGRMRIHSLENVDKALQFLKEQRVHLENVGSHDIVDGNHRLTLGLIWTIILRFQIQVIKIKTEDNRETRSAKDALLLWCQMKTAGYPEVNIQNFTTSWRDGLAFNALIHKHRPDLIDFHKLTKSNATYNLQQAFNTAEQQLGLSKLLDPEDVNMEDPDEKSIITYVVSFYHYFSKMKALAVEGKRIGKVLDQAMEIEAIIERYEALAAELLAWVQHTVTIISNQKFANSLTGVQQQLQAFTAFCTLEKPVKFQEKGNLEVLLFTIQSKLRATNRKLYVPSEGKSISDINKAWSCLEKAEHEREVSLRNELIRQEKLELLAQRFDHKAAMRETWLNENQRLVSQDNFGYDLPAVEAAMKKHEAIEADISSYQERIQVVVELALEMESEGYYDTKRISAQKDNILRQWGLLTELVRARRARLEQNLALQKIFQEMVYMIDWMEEMQVLLVSKDLGKHLLEVEDLLQKHGLLEADISAQTERVQALNAAALKFSELEGYQPCDPQIVCNRVNHVQTCLEELGEMAAKRRKELEDSRQLWAFFQEMEEAEAWIREKEQILAAKTCGRDLSSVLTLTTKHKSMLGELGSRRALLHQTMKRGEQILAKKRFSPSGIQEKIREVRLRWKKLEEVTGLHQQRLQEALNFFQFSAETDDLVAWLQDTYRIVSSDDFGHDDYSTQALLRKHRAVVEEVEKHRAAVVALRKQLALLAPEHRQGVDVQIRVVEVEQLYGEVAEVAVLRQQWLQDALAVYRMFSEVHACEVWVDEKEQWLERMEVPEELDEVEVVQHRFESLDQEMNSVMGRILDVNQVVQQLVEGGHPSSEEVRACQDHLNSRWNRVVELVEHKKGQLSSVLKIQNYLLECAEMKAQVREKRKAIEATQSGGGDLGGVLALQRRLSTMEAALVVLEPRLVELQREGEALAADHPGRAMEVLLPFEEISEEWEALKRALQGCEDSLSVAGRLQQFIQDLDNFLGWLVKTQAAVANEEVPGSLAEAERLLNQHAALKEEINGYEEDYTKIQAASDLLALEEAEVPYLSLQQWLQKLDAGWGKLLQSWEARREVLVQAHVFHLFLRDVKQCEASLYNQESALAHAELPDTVEAVANAIKKHRDFTTSMELGLHKVQLALQAGESLQRQGNLYSARVAEAMDSLRTKSHRNAELAQEWMQRLQDHLELQQFLQDCHELDGWVGEKVAMAQDPAPEQRPHKRWLQHQAFMAELAQNREWLQRIEEEGQQLLQAKPALAGAVAPQLAAVRRRWQELESAAQARGQRLRAAGAAERLQRGYAELDQRLARLEEQLRAAGGAQPAAIGTQLRRLQTMETQVEEWCKEVGELQAQAAALPPEAPGAEAVGERQSAVGTRIVRLIEPLKERRRILLAAKEVHQVSHELEDEVLWVQDRLPLATQQDLGTNLQTVQQLIKKNQNLRREIQVHRPRVDEVLERAAAVASIKSPEAEGVRRLL